In the genome of Pyrobaculum islandicum DSM 4184, the window TGAACTTCCTAGAGCCAGGCGTGGAGGGGCCGTTTAGAGTATGTGGCACTGTGGTGAGGAGAGGGAGTAGGATTGTGGTTGTAGAAGGCGAGGTGGTAGACAGCAGGGGGCGTCTCATAGCTAAAGCCCTAGGCACTTGGTATTACATGTCGAAGAGAGTAGGCGATAGATAACTTTATATACACTACATTTTCTAAATAGACATGCCGGGGATTATGTAGAAGTCTTAGACACCACATTAAGAGACGGTTCGCAAGGGGCAAACGTCTCCTTTACTCTCCAGGACAAGATAAGGATTGCCCTTAAGCTGGACGAGCTGGGGGTGGACTATATTGAGGGCGGTTGGCCCTACTCTAACCCGAAGGACTACGAGTTTTTCAGAGCGATGAAGGAGTACTCCCTCACGCGGGCGAAGCTGGCGGCCTTCGGGAGCACCAGGCGTAAAAACGTGCGGCCGAAAGACGACGAGAGTCTCAACTCAATAATAAAAGCTGACGTGCCGGTGGCTGTTATCTTTGGCAAGAGTTGGGCCCTCCACGTAGAGAAGGTGCTAGAGACCACCTGGGAGGAGAACCTCTCTATGATTGCCGAAAGCGTGGAGTATCTCAGGGAGCACGGCATGGAGGTAGTGTACGACGCCGAGCACTTCTACCAGGGGTACCAGGAGGACCCCGAGGCCGCCCTTGCTTCCATAGAGGCGGCGTGGAGAGCCGGCGCCAGGGTGGTGGTCCTCGCCGACACAAACGGCGGCACTCCGCCGCATGAGGTGTACAGAATTACGGCCGAGGTGAGGAGGAGGTTCCCCGCCATGGCGCTGGGGGCCCACATGCACAACGACATCGGCTGCGCCGTGGCCAACACACTCATGGCGGTGGCCGCCGGCGCTAGACACGTCCAGGGGACTATCAACGGCATTGGCGAGCGGACAGGCAACGCCGACCTCACCGCCGTCCTCCCCACCCTGGAGCTCAAGATGGGGTTTAGGGTTCTACGGGACGAGCCGCCCCCCGTGAAGTACAGCCGCCTCAGGGAGGTGTCTAGGCTAGTTTACGAGGCGTTGGGCGTTCAGCCGAACCCATACCAACCGTACGTTGGCGAGTTCGCCTTTGCCCACAAGGGGGGCGTCCACGCAGATGCCGTCATGAAGGTGCCGAGGGCTTACGAACATATAGACCCGGCGCTGGTGGGCAACAGGAGGGTATTCGTGGTGTCTGAGGTGGCTGGGGGCGCAAGCGTAGTGGTGAAGGCGGCTGAGGAGCTGGGCATCCCCCTGGACAAGCGGCACGAGGCGGTGAGGAAGGCGCTAGACGAGATAAAGAGGCTGGAGAGGGAGGGCTACTCTTTCGACCTAGCGCCGGCCTCTGCCCTGCTCATACTCATGAGGCACCTCGGCCTCTACAGGGAGAGGTTCAGGGTCGTGGAGTGGAGGGTGGTGACTGGGCCCAGCGAGGCGGCCTACGCCATAGTCAAGGTGTGGGTCAACGGCGAGGAGAGGCTGGAGGCGGGGGAGGGCGTGGGGCCCGTCCACGCCATAGACGTAGCCCTGAGGAGGGCCCTCACCGTGTCCTTCCCAGAGCTAAGGCCAGTGGCCCTAAGAGACTACCGGGTGGTTCTCCCCGGCTCGGTGAAAAGCACAGAGAGCATCGTCAGAGTCACCGTGGAGTTCGGCAACGGCGACAGGATATGGCGGACGGTGGGGGTCTCCAGCAACATAGTCATGGCGTCTATAAAAGCGCTTGTAGACGGTTACGACTTCGCCCTCCAGACAAAAGAATTAAAAACACGCGCCGTGGAAAACATGTGGAAGAGGTCTTAAAGGCCCTCGAGGAGGCTAGGGAGCTTAGGAGGAGACACGCGGACTGGCAGTTCATAGAGAGCCAGCCGCCTAAGCTAAGGGCGGCCCTTAAATACTACGTGGAAACCGGCGATATATACGTCGCCTCCCGAATCGCAGGCATGACGGTGGACGAGTTCAACGAGCTGAGGATCAGAGCGAGGATCCCAAGCGTTACCTAATGGAGGCGATAGCGGACGCCTCTTTCCTAATAGACTGGAGTAGGTACGGGGGCAGAGATCTGCTGTTCCGCATCTTCGACGTTGTACACATACCGGAGTCGGTCCTTAGGGAGATAAAACACCCGCCGGCCGTGGATTGGGTGGCGGAGAAACTCGCCGAGGGGGCCCTCGCCCTCTTTACCGAGACGTCGGAAGTAGAGGCTAGGGCAAGGGAGGTCATGGCCGCCAGCAGAAGGAGGCCGCTTAGGGCGGTGGATTACCCAGAGGCGGTGTGTTTAGCCGCTGGGCTTATGTATGGCTACGTGGTGCTTACAGAAAATGGCGGCGCTTACTTTGCGCCGCAGGTATTAAACCTCAACGTCACAGTATGGCGGGCCTTCGAGGTCTTAGTTGAGGGCTGGAAAAGGGGATTGGTGCGAGACATAGAGGAGGAGCTCAGGCGATACGAGCGGGAGACGCTACATTTATTTAGGAGGAGAGATTGGGAATATGTATGGAGTCTGAAGAAGAGGCTAGGGAGCTTAGGAGGAGACACGCGGACTGGCGGTTCATAGAGAGCCTACCCCCGAGACTTAGAGCAGCCCTTGTATACTACATCGAGACGGGCGACTTGAGGAGGGCGCAGCAGATAAGCGGGCTTGACCTCGACGACTTTAGAGAGCTCATGAGGAAGGCAAAAGTTCCGCTTGTCCTGTAGATCAGTAGTGAGAGAAATTGGCCACTGGGTAGGCCTAAACAACGCAATACACGCGGCGAGGCGCAACATGGGATCACATATCAACAACCTACAAGGCTTCACCACGCGCTAACTCACCACCCCAAGTGGTGCGAAATACCCCCGCGAATCTTCGACGAGCCGATTAACTCCATAGCGCCTGTCCTATCTGTCGCTGGCTGAGTAGCATTTCAAAAAGGTAGGTATACACCGGCAGTATATCAGGTATAAAAAGCTGGGTCTCGGCCATGAGGTTGGGCGTGGTGGTGGCTGCGGCGGCTTTGGCAGTGTACGCCTTAGCCGTCTCGGACAGCAAAGCGCAGTCTGCGCAAGATGCGGCGATCGAGGGGCTGGCGATTGTGGAGCCCGACTACTACGACTCCTTCTGGTACATGTATGGCAGACTGCCGAGGAAGATGAATATTGAGGTTGACGACGTGGTTAGGCGTGTTTTGGAGAGGCTTGTTGGGGCTCCCGGCCCTGCGAGAGGCGAATTTCAGATTGACGAGAGACAGTGGTTTCACAGCGACGCGGCGGGTGGGGAGGTTTACGAGAGGTGTCTTGGGGGATTTTTGTAGACGCGGCGAGGATATACATCGTGGTGACAGATAGAGCCTGCGGAGAGAAGATAATGAGGGCTGTGGAAGACCTCACGAGACAATACGGCGCCGAGCTGATCTTCCTCAAAGGCAAATACATACAAACAGCTGATAGAATGGATGGAGGCGCTGATAGAGAAGCTACTAGGTGGCGGGCAACAGGAGAGACTGAAACAGATGTGTGGAAAGATAGTTGTCACCGGGGTTGGAGTAGACCAAGCAACTAACCAGATCGTCGTGGGCATAAACCCAGCTGCATAAGCCGGGCCGTCATCAGTAGCCAAGGCTCTTGACGAGTTGGGAATCCAGAAAGACGCCGTAATCCTAGAGAAATTCCCCGGAGCCGTGCTGGCTGCACTACCAATTTACAGCGGTACGGGAACCAAAAGCTACAGCGACGAGGTTGGTGTCTCTATGTCTTGCTCTCTCGGGTCTTGGGGTTGACGCCTCTGGGAGACCCGTCGCCCTTACGGCTGACCACTGCGCGGCTTCTAACGCGTGGCGCAACCACCCGGGTTGAGGAAGGCCGATGACCTCCACGCCTTATCGTTGACGTCGGCGAAGGCGTGGACGGGGAGAAGGCCCCCTTGCGTGAATCAGCGACTGCTGGCGGTGATGGCTTGGGGGCAGACGGCTGAGGGTGGTTGTTCTATAGCATCTCTGCGGCTATTTTTTCTAGCCGTGTTTTTATGTGGAGTAGGGCTTCTGCCAGCACGGCGTTGTTGTTGTATTTGGCGAGGATGTCCTGTATCCGGTTGCGGTCTTTTTTGAGGTTTTCTACCGCTTCTACGAGGCGGGGGAGGGCTCTGGTGAGGTTGTCTACTATGGTGATGGTGGCGGCGCGGGCTGTTCTGCTTAGGGGGTTGAGGTCTATGGCGATTACGGTCTTGCCCATCTTCCTAAGCGCCTCTGTCCTATCGCCGTCTTCTAGGGGGACGAGGACCACGTCGGCGGTGTATATGCCTCGGCAGCTTACCCTCCTCCTCTCGCTGAAGAGCTCCGGTATTGTGCAGGAGGCGTCTTCCCCCACGCCGAGGACCTCCTCGGCGCCGTGTCTCCTCAGTATCTCGGCTATTTTCTCCTCCCGCTCCCGCGTCCGGTAGAAGAGGTTGACCTCTATTAGCGCCGGGACGGCCTTGGCTAGTCGCACCACGTCGCCGGGAGCTAGGGCGGCCACGTTTCCGTTTACGCTAATCACCGGATGTCTCGCGGCGAGGAGGGCAGCGGCGGCCGCCTCTATTGCCTTCTGGGCGAAGGGCTGGGTCTCCTCGCCGATTAGGTAGTCAAAGCACTCCCCCCTGCCCTGTGCGATCAGCCCCTGGAGGGCGACGTAGCCCTCCCTGGCCCCCTCCACGATCTTCTCCCTCTCCAGGAGGGATCTGTACCGGGGGTGGGTTGGGGGGATCATTCCCTGTAGTGCTCCCTCGCTGGGAAGAGGCCTTTCCTCACCTCCTCCGCGTATTTAGACACGGCCTCTCTTATCGCTGCGGCAACGTCGGCGTATCTCTTGGCGAAGCTGGGAGGCCTCTCCGAGAGGCCTATCACGTCGTGGAGGACGAGGATCTGGCCGTCGCAGTGGGGGCCGGAACCTATGCAGATGGTGGGTATGTCTACGGCCTGTGTCACCTCCCTGGCGAGGGACGCAGGCACGAACTCGAGGACTATGGAGAAGGCGCCTGCGTCTCTAAGGGCTTTGGCGTCCTCTAGCACCTTCCGCCTCTGCTCCTCTGTCTTGCCCACCATCCTGAAGCCCCCTATTGTGAGAACCCTCTGGGGGGTTAGGCCTATGTGGCCCATCACTGGTATGCCTGCCTTGACTAACCTTTCCACTATATGGGCATATTCGGCACCTCCCTCTAACTTTACTGCGTCTGCCCCCGCCCTAATGAGGCGCGCCGCGTTTTTCAGCGCGTCCTCTGGCCCGGTCTCGTAGGACATGAAGGGCATGTCGGCTACGACGAGGGCCCGCGGCTTTGCTCTGGCCACCGCCTCGGTGTGTCTAACCATGTCCTCCATGGTGACGCCGAGGGTGTTGGGGAGGCCTAGGAGGACCATCCCGAGGCTGTCGCCGACTAATATGCCGTCTACCCCCGCCTCGTCTACCGCCTTAGCCGTAGGGTAGTCGTAGGCTGTAATCCAGACGTAAGGCCCGCGGCCTTTGGCAAAGTCTAAGACGGTCTTTCTACGCATAGATTTATTTTCCCCCCTCTATAAATTTGTGTTCGTCGTTGTTGGTCTGGGGGCGGTGGGGAGTCTCTTGGCGTATTTTCTAAACGAGGCGGGGCTTGAGCCATATGCGGTCTCTAGGTCGAGGTGTGATGAATATATCTTCTGCAATGGCGACAGTTGCCACAAGCTTAGAGTCAAGATGATCGATAGGGCGCCCCCCGACGTGAAGTATAGCCTTGTTGCTGTGAAGGGGCCGGACACAACTGGAGCACTTAGGGTGGCTTCAGGCGTGCCTGTACTCTTCCAGAACGGCATCGGGGGGCTTGAGTTGGCTCGGGAGGTGTTTCCAAACGCCATGGCAGCCGTAGTGACCTACGGCGTATACCGGGAGGGCTGTAGGGCCGAGCTGAGGGGCAGGGGGGAGATAATCCTCCCGAAAGAGGCTGCGGAGGTGGGGGAGGCGCTTGCGAGAGGCGGCGCGGCTGTGCGACTTGTAGACGACGTTGAGCCGTACCGCTGGGCGAAGCTTGTTGTCAACGCCGCGATAAACCCAGTCACAGCTATTTTGCAAGCTCCCAATGGGGTACTGTTGGAAAATCCCTGGGCTCGCGCCCTCGCCGAGAAGTTGGCACTAGAGGCAGCGGCTGTGGCGGCGGCCGTGGGGTATCCAGTGGAGGGGGCTGTGGATACCGTTTTTACCGTGGCTAGGGCAACTGCAAGTAACATCTCGTCTATGGCGCAAGACTTGGCCAGGTGTAGGCCTACGGAGGTAGACTTCATAAACGGCGCCGTGATGAAGTACGGGGCGGCGCGGGGGGTGGCGACCCCTCATAACTATGTCGTATACACCTTGGTCAAGGCGCTGGAGGAGAGATGCGGCTTAAGATTCCGCACCACGTGACGGGCTTTTGGCTCCCCCACTACGGTGGGAGCCCGTTGGAGACGGGGTCGGTGGGAGCCGGCCTCCTCTTGGACTATGCAGAGGTGTATCTCTCTGGCGCCGGCGTTAGATACAACGGCGAGCTCCTCGAGGCCGGCCCGGGGGTGGATATTAAATCGCCCTATCCTCTTGGCTATGGTTACGCTGGGTCGGCGGTGGTGAACATCGCAAAACACGTCGCCGTTCTTGGTCTCGGCCTTGAGGCGTTTCAAAGAGCGCATATTGCCGAGGTAGAGGCTGGGACTGGGTTGGGCGACGTCCTTGCGATATACACAGGCGGGTGTCTTGTAGTCAGAACCTCGCCTGGGGCGCCCGGCGTGGGAAAGGCATATGGATATGACTGCCCCCGCCTATTTGTAGCGACAGTAGATTTACGTAGGGCGGAGACAGCTACGATGTTGAAAAGTCTCCGTCTGCAGTTGGAAATAGAGGGGAGGCGGGCTGTGGAGGCGATGATAGATGGGGACTTCCAGACTTTTCTAGAGCTTGCTAGGAGGTTTTCTCGGGCAGTCGGCTTTTTGACACCCCAGCTTGAGGAAGAGCTTAGGAGGCTGGCCGGGGTGTCAGGCTTCTACGTGAAAAAGGGAGTCCTAGTAGTGGTGGCAGAGAGAGACCACGTTACAGACGTGGCGGAGACGTTGAGGAGATACGGCGCTGTACATATAGCGGAGTTAAAGTGGCGGGCTGTATACCTATCCTGGAGCTACTAGACTGGAGTTTGTCAAGTCACACCTCAAGTGAGATGTATTGCCTTCCTGAGTTCTGAGACTCAGGGAATCCGCAACCTCTCCTATTTCGAAACGGCTCGCTCGATCCAGGGACGGCGCCAAGTTGTTATATTCTGACGTCTGTCTTAGGTAGGCCGTCCCTTGCCTTAGTACATCCAAGGCGGAAGTCCTCCGGGGATGTGCCAGGAAAGAGATGGGGAGATATGCACATTTAGCATTTGTCCAAAGAGAAGCTGTGGTATAGTATGAACATAGGTCGCTAAGTTTTTACGCTTAGCGTATAGATTGCTTGGTGATGTGAAGCGGCTGCAGGCGGAGTTGTGGCGAAGATGGGAAGAGCTGATGTCTATTAGTTTTGTGTCATGGCAACACTTGACATGTTGTAAGATTAAGCTTTTATATTGGGAGATATATAGATATGTGAGACTGTTTATCCTAGCGCTTACGATGATTTTTACAGGATTTCTGATTTTGTTCGTAGCGCCGTTTCTCTCATTAGCGGGGCGTGTAGAAGTGGCTGGCGGCGGTTGTATCGTCTTGTTTTTTATACCATTTTGCTTCGGCGCTGGCTCGCCACAACTCCTTTCTATTGCTGTTGTCATGTCAGCTGTCCTTGCGGTAATCGCGGCGTTGATTATGTGGCTTACCGCCAGAGAGCTAGCAAGAAGAGGAGGAGAGACAGGAGAGTGAGAACTACGGCGAGAACCATTGTTATAGTGGCAATGCGCTGGCTTGTACCAAAGACGATGGGGACGGGGCCCACGATGAGGACTCCGCCGGCCTCAGCTCTCTTGGCCTCGTCTTTAGCAACTCTCAGTGTTGCCAGTATAAACAGTATAAAGCCGAGGAAGATGAGCAAAAGCCCCAAAACCACAAGCTCGATCACATATACACTATAGCACTGGCTATATAAATCTTAGGGCCGTAATGGAGGAGATACATACGACATAGTCAAGGTTTTAAACGCGTAAAAAATATCGCCTATGATGACTTCGGCAGGAGCGGAGGGTGAAGAGACTTAGCCCTAGCTGATTGAGACTCTCCTCCCCCGCATGACCGGCCTGCCGAAGTCGAACCTCTCCTCCCGCCAGGGGTCTGCGTTGAGGGAGTAGCCCTGCATCTCCCAGTAGCCCGGCACGGGCTCAGTCAAGACCTCCACCGCGGCGAAGTACCTCACGGATTTCCAAGCGTAGCGCGTGGGCACCACGAGGCGAGCCGGGGCGCCCTGTTTCTTGGGGAGGGGCTCTCCGTTGAGCGCCCAGGCGACTATCGTGGCCTCCTCCATCAAGGCATCGAGGGGGAGCGAGGCGGAGTAGCCGTCTGCCCCCCACGCGAGGGCGTACTGGCCGTAGGGCTTCGTCTCCTCGAGGAGAGACTTCAGCGGCGCCCCTAATAGCCCAGGCAGACGGCGAGAAGCAAGCCGCCATATTGAAGGCCGAGGGCCAGAAGCAGGCAGCGATACTGCAGGCGGAGGGCTAGCGCCAAGCCGCAATATAAGGGCTGAGGGGCAGGCCAAGGCTCTGGACTACATAAACGAGGCCGCTTCCAAGCTAAGTCAAAACGCCCTTCCCCTGTACATCGAGGCGTTGAAGACCATCGCCTCCTCCCCATCCACAAAGATAGTCGTTCCCTGGAGCTACTCGCCGCTGTCCAGAAGATCATAAAGCTTAACTTTTTATTTACCTCTCCTGTTGCATCCGCGCATCGACAAAAACGCCTCTATTCAGCAACGCCGATGAAGAGCCCCGCCTCGGCTAAATCCCGTGTAGTAGCTTGTCGTAGAGTCTCGAAAGTAAGCCTCCGGCTAGGGCTGCGGCTACGTCGTCGGTGTACATGGGCAGTCTATCTAGGGGCGGGGGCTTTCTTCTGTCGAGCCAGTACATGGCTTGTAGTGCTTTGAAGCCGTTTATGTACTGGGCTAGCGCCGCGCCTATTGCCTCGTCTGCCACTATCTTCTTGCTGTCTTGGGCGTGCTCCTGTGGGCTTAGCCCGCGGTGGGTGCCCGAGGCGGCCTTTACATCTAGCTCCCCCGCGGCGTAGATGAAGGCCCAGACGTTTGGGTCCTGTAGGAGGCGGCTCAACATATCTGCCGCGGACTCCTCCACGCCTTGGGCGCCGGGGACCGGCGCCTGGCGGTAGGTCTCCAGCACAAGCCTCAGGAGGTCGCCGACGCCCACCCCGAGGTACCTCCGGAGCTCTTGGTCCAGGTCGGGGGGTCCTGCGGCTTTTTTCACTGCCTCTTGGACTAGGGCGTA includes:
- a CDS encoding ketopantoate reductase family protein, which produces MFVVVGLGAVGSLLAYFLNEAGLEPYAVSRSRCDEYIFCNGDSCHKLRVKMIDRAPPDVKYSLVAVKGPDTTGALRVASGVPVLFQNGIGGLELAREVFPNAMAAVVTYGVYREGCRAELRGRGEIILPKEAAEVGEALARGGAAVRLVDDVEPYRWAKLVVNAAINPVTAILQAPNGVLLENPWARALAEKLALEAAAVAAAVGYPVEGAVDTVFTVARATASNISSMAQDLARCRPTEVDFINGAVMKYGAARGVATPHNYVVYTLVKALEERCGLRFRTT
- the panB gene encoding 3-methyl-2-oxobutanoate hydroxymethyltransferase → MRRKTVLDFAKGRGPYVWITAYDYPTAKAVDEAGVDGILVGDSLGMVLLGLPNTLGVTMEDMVRHTEAVARAKPRALVVADMPFMSYETGPEDALKNAARLIRAGADAVKLEGGAEYAHIVERLVKAGIPVMGHIGLTPQRVLTIGGFRMVGKTEEQRRKVLEDAKALRDAGAFSIVLEFVPASLAREVTQAVDIPTICIGSGPHCDGQILVLHDVIGLSERPPSFAKRYADVAAAIREAVSKYAEEVRKGLFPAREHYRE
- a CDS encoding TIGR00304 family membrane protein, which produces MIELVVLGLLLIFLGFILFILATLRVAKDEAKRAEAGGVLIVGPVPIVFGTSQRIATITMVLAVVLTLLSLLLFLLALWR
- the cbiS gene encoding bifunctional adenosylcobinamide hydrolase/alpha-ribazole phosphatase CbiS — protein: MRIETKLVDGALWVEAPGVALSSTVDGGVRKVKGAVFRQVTTHMTCREMEEAAVPGYLNFYTAVDVAKHHWAARGRYAAAVATAGFGNTINVLVVVQAEPDLRALADVYRLAVEAKAVAAVDMGLRRGLARLGGDVSDAVAVIATGGVKARYMGLGTEVGEEVYALVQEAVKKAAGPPDLDQELRRYLGVGVGDLLRLVLETYRQAPVPGAQGVEESAADMLSRLLQDPNVWAFIYAAGELDVKAASGTHRGLSPQEHAQDSKKIVADEAIGAALAQYINGFKALQAMYWLDRRKPPPLDRLPMYTDDVAAALAGGLLSRLYDKLLHGI
- a CDS encoding 4-phosphopantoate--beta-alanine ligase; the protein is MIPPTHPRYRSLLEREKIVEGAREGYVALQGLIAQGRGECFDYLIGEETQPFAQKAIEAAAAALLAARHPVISVNGNVAALAPGDVVRLAKAVPALIEVNLFYRTREREEKIAEILRRHGAEEVLGVGEDASCTIPELFSERRRVSCRGIYTADVVLVPLEDGDRTEALRKMGKTVIAIDLNPLSRTARAATITIVDNLTRALPRLVEAVENLKKDRNRIQDILAKYNNNAVLAEALLHIKTRLEKIAAEML
- the cimA gene encoding citramalate synthase, with product MTLYTLHFLNRHAGDYVEVLDTTLRDGSQGANVSFTLQDKIRIALKLDELGVDYIEGGWPYSNPKDYEFFRAMKEYSLTRAKLAAFGSTRRKNVRPKDDESLNSIIKADVPVAVIFGKSWALHVEKVLETTWEENLSMIAESVEYLREHGMEVVYDAEHFYQGYQEDPEAALASIEAAWRAGARVVVLADTNGGTPPHEVYRITAEVRRRFPAMALGAHMHNDIGCAVANTLMAVAAGARHVQGTINGIGERTGNADLTAVLPTLELKMGFRVLRDEPPPVKYSRLREVSRLVYEALGVQPNPYQPYVGEFAFAHKGGVHADAVMKVPRAYEHIDPALVGNRRVFVVSEVAGGASVVVKAAEELGIPLDKRHEAVRKALDEIKRLEREGYSFDLAPASALLILMRHLGLYRERFRVVEWRVVTGPSEAAYAIVKVWVNGEERLEAGEGVGPVHAIDVALRRALTVSFPELRPVALRDYRVVLPGSVKSTESIVRVTVEFGNGDRIWRTVGVSSNIVMASIKALVDGYDFALQTKELKTRAVENMWKRS